One Phaseolus vulgaris cultivar G19833 chromosome 2, P. vulgaris v2.0, whole genome shotgun sequence DNA window includes the following coding sequences:
- the LOC137812688 gene encoding potassium transporter 3-like, with protein sequence MSSDASRERGASTVVERKFQCRTLLFLAYQSFGYLYGDLSLSPLYVYQSIFSGKLKHVQNEDAIFGAFSLIFWTLSIVSLLKYTVIILSADDNGQGGMVALYSQLCRNAKFCLLPNHQASDEELSTYLKLGSSNRCIPPSPLKRFIEKHKSTKMALLIFVLLGACMVICVGALMPALSVLSSIDGLEIEAKTTNKSVVSRISCVLLIGLFIMQHRGSYKVAFVFPPIIILWLLTIFMIGIYNVIKWNPRVYGALSPYYIYKFFRLTGKGGWVNLGGVFLCVTGTEAMFADLGYYRQTPIRVAFYCVIYPSLVLQYMGQAAFLSKNLSAVPVTFYASIPDVLFWPVFVVSALAVVVSSQAVIASTFSVVQQCHAFESFPRVKAVHSRRWIPGQTYIPEVNWILMIISLAVTVGLGDINRIGYAYGIAHLILVFVTTCLTTLAIILVWNQSLTIALAFALSFGSIDILFLSSYSLKILKGGWIPLVLSAVIIVLMYVWHYGSRKKYLFDTHNKVSMKTILALGPSLGIIRVPGMGLIYTELATGVPASFTHFLTNLPAFYQVVVFVCVKTVPVPCVPHEERYLVGRIGPRSYRLYRCIVRNGYKDVYSHDYDFENDLVMSIAEFIQFEAEGCSGNAEGSADGRMAVVRASGKFGIRLLRSESASFEDGSSIPGALTVTSTKSPTLKRLQAIYERESPELITRRRIRFELQNVIYKDPRVKEELMELIEAKRTGAAYVIGHSHVKAKWNSSFLKRFAIDLYSFLRKNCRSPAVGLNIPPISLIKVGMNYHV encoded by the exons ATGAGCTCAGATGCGAGTAGAGAACGAGGTGCATCAACCGTG GTAGAACGGAAATTTCAATGTAGAACACTTCTGTTTTTGGCATACCAAAGTTTTGGCTATTTGTATGGTGACTTGAGCTTATCCCCACTTTATGTGTATCAAAGTATTTTTTCTGGAAAACTAAAACACGTCCAGAATGAAGATGCAATATTTGGCGCATTTTCTTTGATATTTTGGACTCTTTCAATTGTTTCTTTGTTGAAGTATACAGTTATTATTTTAAGTGCAGATGATAATGGCCAAG GGGGGATGGTTGCTTTGTATTCACAGCTTTGCAGAAATGCAAAATTTTGTTTGCTTCCTAACCATCAAGCTTCTGATGAGGAGCTTTCTACATATCTCAAACTTGGTTCCTCAAATAGATGTATACCACCATCGCCTTTGAAAAGATTCATTGAGAAACACAAGAGTACAAAGATGGCTttgcttatttttgttttactgGGTGCTTGCATGGTAATTTGTGTTGGTGCCCTCATGCCTGCCCTTTCTG TTCTTTCATCCATTGATGGCCTGGAAATTGAAGCAAAGACTACAAACAAAA GTGTAGTGTCTCGTATTTCCTGTGTTCTACTGATTGGACTCTTTATTATGCAACATCGTGGCTCCTACAAGGTTGCATTTGTATTTCCTCCCATAATCATTCTATGGTTACTTACTATTTTCATGATTGGCATTTACAATGTCATCAAGTGGAACCCACGAGTATATGGGGCTCTTTCTCCATACTACATTTACAAGTTCTTTAGGCTTACAGGAAAAGGTGGTTGGGTTAATCTTGGAGGAGTATTTCTGTGCGTTACAG GAACTGAAGCTATGTTTGCTGACCTTGGTTACTACAGACAAACACCCATAAGG GTAGCATTTTATTGTGTCATTTACCCATCTCTAGTTCTTCAATACATGGGGCAGGCTGCTTTTCTTTCCAAGAATTTGTCTGCAGTGCCAGTAACCTTTTACGCTTCTATTCCAG ATGTGTTATTTTGGCCAGTATTTGTGGTGTCTGCTTTGGCGGTAGTAGTTTCAAGTCAGGCTGTCATTGCTTCAACATTCTCAGTAGTCCAACAATGCCATGCATTTGAAAGTTTCCCTCGGGTTAAGGCAGTGCATTCCAGAAGGTGGATCCCTGGTCAGACATATATACCGGAGGTTAACTGGATTCTTATGATAATCAGCTTGGCTGTGACTGTTGGTTTAGGAGACATAAACAGAATAGGATATGCTTATG GGATTGCACATCTGATTTTGGTGTTTGTGACGACATGTTTGACAACACTAGCCATCATCCTTGTATGGAATCAAAGTCTTACAATTGCTCTGGCGTTTGCTTTATCCTTTGGTTCGATAGATATTCTCTTCCTGTCATCATATAGCCTGAAAATCCTTAAAGGTGGCTGGATTCCGCTCGTGCTTTCTGCAGTCATCATAGTTTTAATGTATGTGTGGCATTATGGTTCTAGGAAAAAGTATTTATTCGACACGCATAACAAAGTTTCAATGAAGACCATCCTTGCATTAGGTCCTAGTCTTGGGATTATTAGAGTTCCTGGAATGGGCCTTATCTACACTGAATTGGCTACTGGAGTCCCTGCCAGTTTTACTCATTTCTTAACAAATCTGCCGGCTTTCTACCAAGTGGTTGTTTTTGTTTGTGTTAAGACTGTACCTGTGCCTTGTGTCCCACATGAGGAACGTTACCTCGTTGGTCGAATTGGACCCAGATCTTACCGATTGTATCGTTGCATTGTCCGAAATGGTTATAAAGATGTGTACAGTCACgattatgattttgaaaatgACCTGGTTATGAGCATAGCTGAATTCATTCAATTTGAAGCAGAAGGTTGCTCTGGAAATGCAGAAGGTTCAGCGGATGGACGGATGGCAGTGGTTAGGGCATCAGGGAAGTTTGGGATACGATTGCTAAGGTCGGAATCTGCTAGTTTTGAGGATGGAAGCAGTATTCCAGGAGCTTTGACTGTTACTAGCACTAAATCTCCGACATTGAAGAGGCTGCAGGCCATATATGAGAGGGAATCGCCTGAACTCATCACCAGACGACGAATTCGATTTGAGTTGcaaaatgtaatatataaagACCCACGTGTCAAGGAAGAACTCATGGAACTTATAGAAGCCAAGCGCACTGGAGCAGCGTATGTAATAGGCCATTCTCACGTAAAGGCCAAGTGGAACTCATCATTTCTAAAGAGGTTTGCTATCGACCTCTACTCTTTTCTCCGGAAAAATTGTCGGTCCCCTGCAGTAGGTCTAAACATTCCTCCGATTTCTCTGATTAAGGTAGGAATGAATTACCATGTCTAG